A segment of the Oncorhynchus keta strain PuntledgeMale-10-30-2019 unplaced genomic scaffold, Oket_V2 Un_contig_7653_pilon_pilon, whole genome shotgun sequence genome:
GCTTGTACGATTTCCTGGCCTCGTCGGCCAATGAGGCGTTCTTAATGCAGGGCAGCATGGAGGAATAtagctgcttctctctctctactacagcagcaGACTCACTGACTGATGCTATAGGTCTGATCACCACTGAATGGACTAACCCCATCTTACTGCCCAGGCTGCCAGCCATGTCATGCTTTACCTCCGGCTTCCTACACACTGAGGGAGTCTGGTTCCTACGGTCACACTCTGACACTGAGGGAGTCTGGTTCCTACGGTCACACTCTGACACTGAGGGAGTCTGGTTCCTACGGTCACACTCTGACACTGAGGGAGTCTGGTTCCTACGGTCACACTCTGACACTGAGGGAGTCTGGTTCCTACGGTCACACTCTGACACTGAGGGAGTCTGGTTCCTACGGTCACACTCTGACACTGAGGGAGTCTGGTTCCTACGGTCACACTCTGACACTGAGGGAGTCTGGTTCCTAAGGTCACACTCTGACACTGAGGGAGTCTGGTTCCTACGGTCACACTCTGACACTGAGGGAGTCTGGTTCCTAAGGTCACACTCTGACACTGAGGGAGTCTGGTTCCTAAGGTCACACTCTGACACTGAGGGAGTCTGGTTCCTATGGTCACACTCTGACACTGAGGGAGTCTGGTTCCTAAGGTCACACTCTGACACTGAGGGAGTCTGGTTCCTACGGTCACACTCTGACACTGAGGGAGTCTGGTTCCTACGGTCACACTCTGACACTGAGGGAGTCTGGTTCTTAAGGTCACACTCTGACACTGAGGGAGTCTGGTTCCTAAGGTCACACTCTGACACTGAGGGAGTCTGGTTCCTAAGGTCACACTCTGACACTGAGGGAGTCTGGTTGCTATGGTCACACTCTGACACTAAGGGAGTCTGGTTCCTAAGGTCACACTCTGACACTGAGGGAGTCTGGTTCCTAAAGTCACACTCTGACACTGAGGGAGTCTGGTTCCTACGGTCACACTCTGACACTGAGGGAGTCTGGTTCCTAAAGTCACACTCTGACACTGAGGGAGTCTGGTTCCTACGGTCACACTCTGACACTGAGGGAGTCTGGTTCCTAAGGTCACACTCTGACACTAAGGGAGTCTGGTTCCTAAGGTCACACTCTGACACTGAGGGAGTCTGGTTCCTAAGGTCACACTCTGACACTGAGGGAGTCTGGTTCCTAAAGTCACACTCTAACACTAAGGGAGTCTGGTTCCTAAGGTCACACTCTGACACTGAGGGAGTCTGGTTCCTAAGGTCACACTCTGACACTGAGGGAGCCTGGTTCCTAAAGTCACACTCCGAGGGGCTCTTacgaaggggagagggaggggcaaCAGAGGGGTTCAGCACCAAATGTCGGCTGGGCTCAGAGAGGTAGGAGGGCTCAGATGGATTTTGGGAGGCCAGCAGGGCCGAGACGGCCTCAGAGTTCTCCCGGGAGGCCATGTGTGCGTTAGCGTCCTCTGCTGTGATGTCGATTATATACTGAGAGGGAGTCTGGGTCCTGGAGACCACCTCAGCGCTGGTGTACTGGTCCTTGGACTGGGGATGGGTCTGGGATTTCATAGTGCTGTTGTTCTCCATGATGCACTCCCCTTGGCCCTCAGAGGGGGCAGAGCcctgggaggaggaggacaggggaggggccTGCTGCTGTTGCAGTAGAGACCGTTCCCCCTGTCGTTGAGGTTGTCGCAGGGATGACCTCTGCTCCCTGTCGGCTGATGACTGCTGAAACTCCGCCTTCTGAAGCTCCTCACCCCAGGGGAGAGACTGCCTGTCAGAGCAGACTCCTTCCCAGTCTTAGAACCCTGGGTCTTGTGCCCTCCTGGCCGGTCTTTCCTTTTAGCTCCTCCTCTGAGTTCTgctctgaggaagaggaggagtctgCCGTCCTGGTTCTATTGGTAGACATCTCAGAGTCACTGCTCTCAGAGAAGTCAGACCTCACTGTAGTCTCGCTTCTCAGTCTTTTCAAACCTGAtttattctcctcttcctcctcttcctcctccgctTTCCTCCGCTTGTTCACAGCCACTTGCTTGCTGCTTGTACTTTTAAAGAAGTCTGGAGAAATGAATCAGAGGAgaatatattagattagtctggagagatgaatcagaggaggagaatatattagattagtctgtagagatgaatcagaggatatatattagattagtctgagagatgaatcagaggaggagaatatat
Coding sequences within it:
- the LOC127926497 gene encoding repetin-like translates to MENNSTMKSQTHPQSKDQYTSAEVVSRTQTPSQYIIDITAEDANAHMASRENSEAVSALLASQNPSEPSYLSEPSRHLVLNPSVAPPSPLRKSPSECDFRNQAPSVSECDLRNQTPSVSECDLRNQTPLVLECDFRNQTPSVSECDLRNQTPSVSECDLRNQTPLVSECDLRNQTPSVSECDRRNQTPSVSECDFRNQTPSVSECDRRNQTPSVSECDFRNQTPSVSECDLRNQTPLVSECDHSNQTPSVSECDLRNQTPSVSECDLRNQTPSVSECDLKNQTPSVSECDRRNQTPSVSECDRRNQTPSVSECDLRNQTPSVSECDHRNQTPSVSECDLRNQTPSVSECDLRNQTPSVSECDRRNQTPSVSECDLRNQTPSVSECDRRNQTPSVSECDRRNQTPSVSECDRRNQTPSVSECDRRNQTPSVSECDRRNQTPSVSECDRRNQTPSVSECDRRNQTPSVCRKPEVKHDMAGSLGSKMGLVHSVVIRPIASVSESAAVVEREKQLYSSMLPCIKNASLADEARKSYKLSPSPDVPKPLPSPEALKPKPLCSPDIVKSKTQSVLETCSKPKPLPSPEVSKHKGRYPDNTPRSSFKPVLARGTESPGSCTKSPLIIDKNEHFTVYRDPALVRPNQETNHVSYLHPQLHPLHASSHASCLTPSSTHHHTSHSHHHLLSGVLSGLPPGPLLGGHPRLDSSGLGHLGLVHHHPVSQPQTHSHTSASYNQLGLYPIIWQYPNETHSYPPRLNLPGSKWVHPENPVSSETNMRRNTASPWLHHQVPVSSSDSLDQLSHVTVPIRPASADPHRSDPHPHRSEPHRSDPHRLIKINPHASPPLPTAETAGDLHRE